One window of Desulfovibrio sp. TomC genomic DNA carries:
- a CDS encoding glycosyltransferase family 4 protein — MNVALYAPFKPLDHPDPSGDRTIGRELASALAGQGLDLTVPSRFRSRWFSARPRLWLEALSARRQALERASKAGAQAFLTYHAYYKSPDVIGPYVARELGIPYVIFQGVYSTKQRRCLKTRLGYELNRRSLLAANLVFSNRRLDVENLRRLLPPEKIAYVRPGIDPGAFAFDGEARRSFRQEWGVSGRPVIVTAAMFRNDVKTQSLTYLIARLGELARSGLDFFWVVAGDGEMRDRLVALAGQELPGRHLFLGCVPRERLGAVLSAGDVFAFPGIGESLGMVYLEAQAAGLPVVALANGGVPEVVAAGCTGLLTPPGDNAAYCQALAALVMDRERRLAMGEAARTSVRDRHDRNRNYGIVAGVLRRLAGKG; from the coding sequence GTGAACGTCGCTCTCTACGCGCCGTTTAAGCCCCTTGATCACCCCGATCCGTCCGGGGACCGTACCATCGGCCGGGAACTGGCCTCGGCCCTGGCCGGACAGGGGTTGGACCTGACAGTGCCCAGCCGTTTTCGGTCGCGCTGGTTCTCTGCCCGGCCAAGGCTGTGGCTGGAGGCGCTTTCCGCCCGGCGACAGGCCCTGGAAAGAGCCTCCAAGGCCGGGGCGCAGGCGTTTCTCACCTACCACGCCTACTACAAATCCCCGGACGTTATCGGCCCCTACGTGGCTCGGGAGCTTGGCATTCCCTATGTGATCTTCCAGGGCGTCTATTCCACCAAACAGCGCCGCTGTCTGAAAACCCGCCTGGGCTACGAGCTAAACCGCCGTTCGCTGCTGGCGGCTAACCTGGTTTTTTCCAACCGCCGTCTGGATGTGGAAAATCTGCGCCGTCTGCTGCCGCCGGAGAAAATCGCTTACGTGCGCCCCGGCATCGATCCCGGGGCCTTTGCCTTTGACGGTGAGGCCAGGCGGAGCTTTCGCCAGGAGTGGGGCGTGTCCGGCCGCCCGGTCATTGTCACGGCCGCCATGTTTCGAAACGACGTGAAGACCCAAAGTCTGACCTATCTTATTGCCCGGCTGGGTGAGCTGGCCCGGTCGGGGCTGGACTTTTTTTGGGTTGTCGCCGGGGACGGCGAGATGCGCGACAGGCTTGTCGCCCTGGCCGGCCAGGAGTTGCCGGGGCGGCACCTGTTTTTGGGGTGCGTTCCCCGCGAGCGGCTGGGGGCGGTCCTAAGCGCCGGGGATGTGTTCGCCTTTCCGGGCATTGGCGAGTCGCTCGGCATGGTCTATCTCGAAGCCCAGGCCGCCGGACTGCCGGTGGTGGCCCTGGCCAATGGCGGCGTGCCCGAGGTGGTGGCGGCCGGCTGCACCGGGCTGCTCACCCCGCCCGGGGACAATGCGGCCTATTGCCAGGCCCTGGCCGCCCTGGTCATGGATCGGGAACGGCGTCTGGCCATGGGCGAGGCGGCCCGAACGTCTGTCCGCGACAGGCATGACCGCAACCGCAACTACGGGATCGTGGCCGGGGTGTTGCGGCGGCTGGCCGGGAAGGGCTGA
- a CDS encoding dihydrolipoyl dehydrogenase family protein, translated as MRHRGEYDLLVMGGGAAGLTVVAGAARLGVRVLLVESEQALGGDCLHFGCVPSKTLIETARVRHLAGRATEYGLPAIEPGPVDFAAVRRRIQGVIAGIQEHDSPDRFRRLGAEVHFGQARFVDDHTLELDGRRITADRIVIATGSRAAVPDIPGLAEAGYLTNRELFSLEKLPRSLVILGGGAIAAEMGQAFARLGSRVTVVQRSAQLLSREDADLAAVVAAGLTADGVEVRLGSVVESVAGPDAAGLRTVTVIHEGERREIAAEAILVAMGRTPNLDGLNLDAAGIAYTEKGLVLDDRLRASVPHIFGAGDVTGGHQFTHAAGYEGGVVVAGAVFRLPRRVDYTFMPRCSFTDPALAAAGLTEAQAKAAGIPHTVIVEPFSGNDRARAAGETAGLVKLVLGKRGRLLGVGIAGSGAGELLAQWLTARAGKVGLSTLAGTVLPYPTLGETGKRAAGRTLETKLFSPLVRRVLRLVFGYRG; from the coding sequence ATGCGGCATCGGGGCGAGTATGATCTGCTGGTCATGGGCGGCGGCGCGGCCGGGCTGACGGTGGTGGCCGGCGCGGCCCGCCTCGGGGTGCGCGTGCTTCTGGTCGAGTCTGAACAGGCCCTTGGCGGCGACTGCCTGCATTTTGGCTGCGTGCCGAGCAAGACGCTGATCGAGACGGCCCGGGTGCGCCATCTGGCCGGCCGGGCCACCGAATACGGCTTGCCGGCCATCGAACCCGGGCCGGTTGATTTCGCGGCCGTCCGCCGGCGCATCCAAGGGGTCATTGCCGGCATCCAGGAACATGATTCGCCGGACCGCTTTCGCCGGCTCGGGGCCGAGGTCCATTTCGGCCAGGCCCGGTTTGTCGATGACCACACCCTGGAGCTCGACGGCCGGCGCATCACGGCCGACCGCATCGTCATCGCCACCGGATCGCGGGCGGCCGTGCCGGATATCCCGGGACTGGCCGAGGCCGGCTACCTGACCAACCGCGAACTGTTTTCGTTGGAAAAACTGCCCCGGTCGCTGGTGATCCTCGGCGGCGGGGCCATTGCCGCTGAAATGGGGCAGGCCTTTGCCCGCCTGGGCAGCCGGGTGACCGTGGTGCAGCGAAGCGCCCAGTTGCTGTCGCGCGAGGACGCCGATCTGGCTGCGGTTGTGGCGGCCGGCCTGACGGCGGACGGCGTGGAGGTGCGCCTGGGGTCGGTGGTGGAATCGGTGGCCGGACCGGATGCGGCCGGGCTGCGCACGGTGACCGTCATCCACGAGGGCGAGCGCCGGGAAATTGCGGCCGAGGCCATCCTCGTAGCCATGGGCCGCACCCCCAACCTCGACGGACTGAATCTTGACGCGGCCGGGATTGCCTATACAGAGAAGGGGCTTGTGTTGGATGACCGGCTGCGTGCCTCCGTCCCCCACATTTTCGGGGCCGGGGACGTGACCGGCGGGCACCAGTTCACCCATGCCGCCGGTTACGAGGGCGGGGTGGTGGTGGCCGGGGCGGTCTTTCGGCTGCCGCGCCGGGTTGATTACACGTTTATGCCGCGCTGTTCCTTTACCGACCCGGCCCTGGCCGCGGCCGGACTGACCGAGGCCCAGGCCAAGGCGGCCGGCATCCCCCACACGGTCATTGTCGAACCGTTTTCCGGCAACGACCGGGCCAGGGCGGCCGGCGAGACCGCCGGGCTGGTCAAGCTGGTTCTCGGCAAACGCGGCCGGCTCCTTGGCGTCGGCATTGCCGGGAGCGGGGCCGGGGAACTGCTGGCCCAATGGCTGACCGCCCGGGCCGGCAAGGTGGGCCTGTCCACCCTGGCCGGCACGGTGCTGCCCTATCCGACCCTGGGCGAGACCGGCAAACGGGCGGCCGGCCGGACGCTGGAAACGAAACTTTTCTCGCCGCTCGTGCGACGGGTATTGCGGCTGGTGTTCGGCTATCGCGGGTAG
- a CDS encoding dihydrolipoyl dehydrogenase family protein encodes MTTHSYDLAIIGGGPACGPAARRCRQAGWSVAILESGLLGGVCPHTGCNPKKVLMGPAEAVVMARHLAGKGITGEPQPDWPAMAAFTRTFTEPVAPWLAEDYRKADIEVIHARAAFTGPNTLRAGNTDIAAKKILIAVGATHQRFDFPGAEHLGTSDEFLALTKLPARIVFVGGGFIAFELAHLAHVCGARATILTHGDRALRRFDADAVSRLVAATRAMGIAVHVNAPVARIDKEPHGLCLSVPGHDIAADMVVNAAGRPPQTRGLALDLANVAAGPAGIRVNEYLQSATNPNVYAAGDCLDAPYALTPTADLESRVAAENMLSGNTTPINRVGTPSVLFTQPPLAMAGLTESECQTQGIAYVKKEYDLANAFPWQRLGEHPGYSKTLVSPDDDRILGAHILGHAAEEIINVVALAMRQGLPAKALREAIWAYPTCGYYLRYMF; translated from the coding sequence ATGACGACGCACTCCTACGATCTGGCCATCATCGGCGGCGGCCCGGCCTGTGGTCCGGCCGCCCGGCGTTGCCGCCAAGCCGGCTGGTCCGTGGCCATCCTTGAATCAGGCTTGCTGGGCGGCGTGTGCCCCCACACCGGCTGCAATCCCAAAAAGGTGCTCATGGGACCGGCCGAGGCTGTGGTCATGGCCCGCCATCTGGCCGGCAAGGGCATAACCGGCGAGCCGCAGCCCGATTGGCCGGCCATGGCGGCCTTCACCCGGACCTTCACCGAACCCGTGGCCCCGTGGCTGGCCGAAGACTACCGCAAGGCCGACATCGAGGTGATCCACGCCCGGGCCGCCTTTACCGGCCCCAACACGTTGCGCGCCGGCAACACGGACATTGCCGCCAAAAAAATTCTCATTGCCGTGGGCGCAACCCACCAGCGTTTCGACTTCCCCGGGGCCGAGCACCTCGGCACAAGCGACGAGTTTTTGGCCCTGACAAAGCTCCCCGCCCGCATCGTCTTTGTCGGCGGTGGTTTTATCGCCTTCGAACTGGCCCATCTGGCCCATGTCTGCGGCGCGCGCGCCACCATCCTCACCCACGGCGACAGGGCGCTTCGCCGCTTTGACGCCGACGCAGTCTCCCGACTTGTTGCGGCCACCCGGGCCATGGGCATCGCGGTCCATGTCAACGCTCCGGTGGCGCGCATCGACAAGGAGCCCCACGGCCTGTGCCTCAGCGTCCCCGGCCACGACATTGCCGCCGACATGGTCGTCAACGCTGCCGGACGGCCGCCGCAAACAAGGGGCCTTGCCCTCGATCTGGCCAATGTCGCCGCCGGCCCGGCCGGCATCCGCGTCAACGAGTACCTGCAAAGCGCCACCAATCCCAACGTCTACGCGGCCGGGGACTGCCTGGATGCGCCCTATGCGCTGACCCCGACCGCCGACCTGGAAAGCCGCGTTGCCGCCGAAAACATGCTCTCCGGCAACACCACGCCCATCAACCGCGTCGGCACGCCAAGCGTCCTTTTCACCCAACCGCCCCTGGCCATGGCCGGGCTGACCGAGTCCGAGTGCCAGACACAAGGCATCGCCTACGTCAAAAAGGAATACGACCTCGCCAACGCCTTCCCCTGGCAACGCCTGGGCGAACACCCGGGCTATTCCAAGACCCTGGTTTCCCCCGACGACGACCGCATCCTTGGCGCGCACATCCTCGGCCACGCCGCCGAGGAGATCATAAACGTCGTGGCCCTGGCCATGCGCCAGGGCTTGCCGGCCAAGGCGCTTCGGGAAGCGATCTGGGCCTATCCGACCTGCGGCTATTATCTGCGCTACATGTTTTAG
- a CDS encoding glycosyltransferase: protein MAGCGKPVLVMVLKGYPRISETFISNEILLLESLGFTVRIVSMRKPREDFSHASVGRIRAEVVYLPEAILPALPRLAAAAVRTLAAHPRGWLRAAGLMLRHFIQSPKSATVKHLLQAGLLCQEALRPGESPHLHAHFAHSPTSVAMYAGLMCGAPVSFTGHAKDVWTQDPVRLAEKIGRAAFVVTCTMANVAYLKKLSPNGTPVFGVYHGIDLSLFAGGGARPANGPPYRLLTVARLTAKKGLDTVLDALAVLAGQGIDFTYDLVGAGEDREALARQAARLGLAGRVRFHGALPHEQVLELYRAAHAFVLGCRVLPNGDRDGVPNVVVEAMAMGVPVAATDVSALPELARHEETALTCPPGDAKALAANVARLLTDFGLRDRLTGAAREVVAAEFDNAANTRRLAAIFAEYAGSTPGAFAAGRVL, encoded by the coding sequence ATGGCGGGATGTGGCAAGCCGGTGCTGGTGATGGTGCTCAAGGGGTATCCGAGGATCTCCGAGACGTTTATTTCCAACGAAATTTTGTTGCTGGAGAGCCTTGGCTTCACGGTGCGTATCGTGTCCATGCGAAAGCCCCGGGAAGACTTCAGCCATGCCTCGGTCGGGCGTATCCGGGCCGAGGTGGTCTATCTGCCGGAAGCGATTTTGCCGGCCCTGCCCCGGTTGGCGGCTGCAGCGGTGCGAACCCTGGCGGCCCATCCCCGGGGCTGGCTGCGGGCGGCCGGGCTTATGCTGCGCCATTTCATCCAGTCGCCCAAATCGGCCACGGTCAAGCATCTGCTCCAGGCCGGACTGTTGTGCCAGGAGGCCCTGCGCCCCGGCGAATCGCCGCACCTGCACGCCCACTTCGCCCATTCGCCGACCTCTGTCGCCATGTATGCCGGGTTGATGTGCGGCGCGCCGGTCAGCTTCACCGGCCACGCCAAGGACGTCTGGACCCAGGATCCGGTCCGGCTGGCCGAAAAGATCGGCCGGGCCGCCTTTGTGGTCACCTGCACCATGGCCAACGTCGCCTATCTCAAAAAGCTCTCGCCAAACGGCACGCCGGTCTTTGGCGTCTACCACGGCATCGACCTGTCGCTCTTTGCCGGCGGCGGGGCGCGTCCGGCTAACGGCCCGCCCTACCGGCTGCTCACCGTGGCCCGGCTGACGGCCAAAAAGGGCCTGGATACCGTCCTCGACGCCCTGGCGGTGCTGGCCGGGCAGGGGATTGATTTCACCTACGACCTGGTGGGCGCGGGCGAGGACCGGGAGGCTCTGGCCCGGCAGGCGGCCCGGCTGGGCCTGGCCGGCCGGGTGCGGTTTCATGGGGCGCTGCCCCATGAGCAGGTGCTGGAACTCTACCGGGCTGCCCACGCCTTTGTCCTTGGCTGCCGGGTGCTGCCAAACGGCGACCGCGACGGCGTGCCCAACGTGGTGGTGGAGGCCATGGCCATGGGCGTGCCGGTGGCGGCAACCGACGTCTCGGCCCTGCCGGAACTGGCCCGCCATGAAGAAACGGCCCTGACCTGTCCCCCGGGCGACGCCAAGGCCCTGGCCGCCAATGTCGCCCGGTTGCTGACCGACTTCGGGCTTCGAGATCGGCTGACCGGGGCGGCCAGGGAAGTGGTTGCCGCCGAGTTCGACAATGCAGCCAACACCCGCCGTCTGGCCGCCATTTTCGCCGAATACGCCGGCTCCACGCCCGGGGCCTTCGCTGCCGGGCGGGTCTTGTGA